One window from the genome of Nicotiana tomentosiformis chromosome 5, ASM39032v3, whole genome shotgun sequence encodes:
- the LOC117276297 gene encoding uncharacterized protein, giving the protein MDVDDLSDVDNTDVHVGVPRNSGIDLGDPLYLHPSDNPDDMLVSVPLSGVGYRSWRRSMLRGLSVKNKLGFINGECKRPDPHSPKFHQWERCDEMVTSWILNSLSKEIADNVEYANDSMELWIELEDRYEQTN; this is encoded by the coding sequence ATGGATGTTGATGATTTGAGCGATGTGGATAACACAGATGTGCATGTCGGagttccaagaaattccggaatCGATCTAGGTGATCCCTTGTATCTGCACCCGTCGGATAATCCCGATGATATGCTTGTTTCGGTTCCTCTCAGTGGTGTTGGTTATCGTTCATGGAGGCGTAGTATGTTGCGAGGCCTGTCAGTGAAAAACAAGCTAGGGTTTATAAATGGTGAATGCAAGCGTCCGGACCCTCACTCACCCAAATTTCATCAATGGGAGCGATGTGATGAGATGGTGACTTCATGGATTCTTAATTCCCTATCGAAGGAAATCGCAGACAATGTTGAATATGCAAATGATTCTATGGAGTTGTGGATTGAGCTAGAAGATCGGTATGAGCAAACAAATTGA